One Comamonas odontotermitis genomic window, TGCTGCGCGCCAAGCGCGCTTCGTGGAGCCCCGGTTATGTTGCGCAGGTCGCCGCCAAGCACGGCTTTGTGCCCGCAGGCCCTGGTCGCATGGTGATGCCATCCAGCATTGCGCAGATGCCGTCCATTCTGGCGCTGACCTACGATGCCCAGGCAGCCTTGGCAGATGACCCGGAGCAAAGCGCGCTGCGTGATGTGCTGCTGAGCCTGGATGTGCCCCACGTCAGCCGCAGCGAAGCGCCTTTCGACAAGATGCGTGCTGCCGCCGAAGCCCTGTGCGCCGAGATGGACGGTGTGATCTGCGACCAGAACGGCACGCCACTGCCGGTGATGGTGGTGGACCCGATCGCGCAGGACCTGGAGAACCTGTACGACCAGCTCGAAGAACGCGAGCTGGCAGCGGGCTCGCTGGCGGCGCGGCGTTTGTTCAGTTGATAAAAAAATGAGCTGTTGGCGCTTGCCCTCAAAGCATTTCAGATAGATTTACGTTTGAAATCCTTTTGTAGCAAGCGCGGGCAGCTATTCTTTTGACAAGGCGGGTGGGCGAAGAATGCCACCCGCCTTGTGCTTTGGAAGCAAGTCTCATGGCTGATACTTTTGATCTTTTTTCGACTCCGGTGCACGCTACAAAGGCGCAGGCAGCTATCAAAATAAAAGCGCTGCGCGACCAGCTGGTCCGCTGGGCGCACGAATACTATGTGCTCGACACGCCGAGCGTGCCCGATGGCGAATACGACCGCGTCTACCGGGAGCTGGAAGCGCTGGAGAAGGCGCACCCCGAACTGGTGACGCCCGATTCGCCCACCCAGCGGGTGATTGGCGCGGTGCTCGACGGCTTGACACCGGTGCGCCACGCGGTGCCCATGCTCAGCATCCGCACCGAAACAGACAACGAGGCCAGTGGTGCGGAGGCTTTCGATACGCGCATCCGCAAGGAGCTGGGGCTTGATGCTTCGGCCCCGCCCGTGGAATACGTGGCCGAGCCCAAGTTCGATGGCCTTGCCATGAACCTGCGCTACGAAAACGGCCTGCTGGTGCAGGCCACCACACGCGGGGACGGCGAGATTGGCGAGGACGTGACGCACAACATCCGCACCATCCGCCAGATACCGCTCAGCCTGCCACAGAACGCGGGCGTGCCCCCGGTGCTGGAAGTGCGGGGCGAAGTCTATATGCGCCGCGATGACTTCGATGCGCTCAACCGCAAGCAGGAGGCCGCAGGCGGCAAGACCTTCGTCAACCCGCGCAACGCGGCGGCAGGGGCGGTGCGCCAGCTCGATTCCAACATCACCGCGCAGCGCCCGCTGTCATTCTTTGCCTATGGCGTGGGTGAAGTCACGCCTGCTAACCGGGGTGGGCCGGACTGGCAGAGCCACTACGCCATGCTGATGCAGATCAAGGCCTGGGGTTTTCCGGTGGCGCCACAAGTCTGCCTTGCACGCGGAGCGGGCGAACTGGTCGCCTTTCACCAGCGCATGGGCGCAGAGCGGGGCAGCCTGGGCTACGAGATCGACGGCGTGGTATACAAGGTCAACAGCCGGGCGCAACAGCGCGAGCTGGGTTTTGTCAGCCGCGAGCCGCGCTGGGCCGTCGCGCACAAATACCCGGCGCAAGAGATGGTGACGCGCCTGGAGGGCATTGACGTCCAGGTGGGCCGCACCGGCAAGCTCACGCCTGTGGCGCGCCTGGCTCCCGTGTTTGTGGGCGGTGTCACCGTCACCAATGCCACCTTGTCGAATGTCTTTGACATCCGCAAGAAGGGCGTGCGCGTGGGCGATCAGGTGATCGTGCGCCGCGCGGGCGATGTGATTCCCGAGGTGGTGGGCCGCGTCGCTCCTGTGCCGGGTACCGATGCGGCTTTGCAGCCGGGGCCGCGTAGCCCTTATGTGCCCAACTTTCACATGTCTGTCGCATGCCCCATCTGCGGCAGCGCCGTGGTGCGCGAGAAGGGCGAGGCCAACCACCGATGCACCGGCGGCCTGTTCTGCCCCGCGCAGCGCAAGGAGGCCATCCTGCACTTTGCCGCCCGCCGCGCGATGGACATTGAAGGCCTGGGCGACAAGCTGGTTGATCAGCTTGTCGACGCCGGTGTGATCCGCACCTTGCCCGATTTGTACAAACTGGGGATCGCCACCTTGTCGGGCCTGGAGCGCATGGCCGAGAAATCTGCACAGAACGTGCTGGCGGCGCTGGAATCATCCAAGAAGACCAGCCTGCAGCGCTTTCTGTTCGGCCTGGGGATACGCCATGTGGGCGAATCCACCGCCAGGGACCTGGCCAAGCACTTTGGTGTGCTCGATGCGATCATGGACGCCTCGGTTGAAGCGCTGCTGCAGGTGAACGACGTGGGCCCGGTGGTGGCGCAGAGCATCCACACCTTTTTTGCGCAACCGCACAACCGCGAGGTGGTGGAGCAACTGCGCGCTGCCGGCGTGCACTGGGACGAGGGCGCGCCCGCCGAGAAGCCGCCGCAGATCCTCGCTGGCATGACGGTGGTGTTGACCGGCACCCTGCCGACCATGGGCCGCGACGAGGCCAAGGACCTGCTGGAAGCTGCTGGTGCCAAGGTCTCAGGCTCGGTCAGCAAGAAAACCAGCTATGTGGT contains:
- the ligA gene encoding NAD-dependent DNA ligase LigA, whose protein sequence is MADTFDLFSTPVHATKAQAAIKIKALRDQLVRWAHEYYVLDTPSVPDGEYDRVYRELEALEKAHPELVTPDSPTQRVIGAVLDGLTPVRHAVPMLSIRTETDNEASGAEAFDTRIRKELGLDASAPPVEYVAEPKFDGLAMNLRYENGLLVQATTRGDGEIGEDVTHNIRTIRQIPLSLPQNAGVPPVLEVRGEVYMRRDDFDALNRKQEAAGGKTFVNPRNAAAGAVRQLDSNITAQRPLSFFAYGVGEVTPANRGGPDWQSHYAMLMQIKAWGFPVAPQVCLARGAGELVAFHQRMGAERGSLGYEIDGVVYKVNSRAQQRELGFVSREPRWAVAHKYPAQEMVTRLEGIDVQVGRTGKLTPVARLAPVFVGGVTVTNATLSNVFDIRKKGVRVGDQVIVRRAGDVIPEVVGRVAPVPGTDAALQPGPRSPYVPNFHMSVACPICGSAVVREKGEANHRCTGGLFCPAQRKEAILHFAARRAMDIEGLGDKLVDQLVDAGVIRTLPDLYKLGIATLSGLERMAEKSAQNVLAALESSKKTSLQRFLFGLGIRHVGESTARDLAKHFGVLDAIMDASVEALLQVNDVGPVVAQSIHTFFAQPHNREVVEQLRAAGVHWDEGAPAEKPPQILAGMTVVLTGTLPTMGRDEAKDLLEAAGAKVSGSVSKKTSYVVAGAEAGSKLAKAEELGVPVLDEAGMLQLLKTGQV